Proteins encoded together in one Fluviicola sp. window:
- the rpsN gene encoding 30S ribosomal protein S14, producing MAKESMKARERKREKMVAKYAAKRAELKAAGDWDALQQLPANSSKVRVHNRCGLTGRPRGYMRQFGVSRVTFREMALAGKIPGVKKASW from the coding sequence ATGGCTAAGGAATCAATGAAAGCGCGTGAGCGCAAAAGAGAAAAAATGGTAGCAAAATACGCAGCGAAAAGAGCTGAGTTGAAAGCTGCCGGAGATTGGGATGCATTGCAGCAATTGCCAGCGAACTCTTCCAAGGTTCGTGTACACAATCGTTGCGGGTTGACTGGTCGTCCTCGTGGTTATATGCGTCAATTCGGTGTTTCACGTGTTACTTTCCGTGAAATGGCATTGGCTGGTAAAATCCCGGGAGTTAAAAAAGCAAGTTGGTAA
- the rpsE gene encoding 30S ribosomal protein S5 yields the protein MAAIIGNRVKASDIELKDKLVAVNRVTKVTKGGRTFSFSAIVVVGDENGIVGHGLGKAKEVTEAITKGIDDAKKNLIKVPILKGTVPHAQKGKFGGAEVLLKPATNGTGVIAGGAMRAVLESVGIHNVLAKSQGSSNPHNVVKATINALASMRDAAAVARQRGISMDKVFNG from the coding sequence ATGGCAGCAATTATAGGAAATAGAGTAAAAGCCTCAGATATTGAGCTTAAAGATAAATTGGTAGCTGTGAACCGTGTGACTAAAGTAACAAAAGGTGGTCGTACGTTCAGTTTCTCAGCTATCGTAGTTGTTGGGGATGAAAACGGTATCGTTGGTCATGGTCTTGGTAAGGCAAAAGAAGTAACAGAAGCGATTACAAAAGGAATCGACGATGCGAAAAAGAACCTGATCAAAGTTCCGATCTTAAAAGGTACAGTTCCTCACGCACAAAAAGGAAAATTCGGTGGAGCAGAAGTTTTATTAAAACCTGCTACAAATGGTACAGGAGTAATCGCTGGTGGTGCGATGCGTGCAGTATTGGAATCTGTAGGTATTCACAACGTATTGGCAAAATCTCAAGGATCATCCAACCCACACAACGTTGTTAAAGCAACAATCAATGCATTGGCATCTATGCGCGATGCAGCAGCTGTTGCACGTCAGCGTGGAATCAGTATGGACAAAGTGTTTAACGGTTAA
- the rplE gene encoding 50S ribosomal protein L5, whose amino-acid sequence MSYSPRLKKQYKEEIIPALTEKFGYKTIMRVPKLQKIVISQGLGDAVADKKIVDNAVADVSRIAGQKAVATMSKKDVSNFKLRKGMPIGTKVTLRGDKMYDFLDRFIAVALPRTRDFRGVNPKGFDGRGNFNLGVKEHIIFPEIDIDKVSKILGMDITFVTTAESDEEGRALLDAFGFPFIKK is encoded by the coding sequence ATGAGTTATTCACCAAGATTAAAAAAACAGTACAAGGAGGAAATCATTCCTGCATTGACTGAGAAATTTGGGTACAAAACCATTATGCGTGTGCCTAAGTTGCAGAAAATTGTAATCAGCCAGGGATTGGGTGATGCAGTTGCTGATAAGAAAATCGTTGACAACGCGGTTGCGGATGTTTCCCGTATCGCTGGTCAAAAAGCAGTAGCTACGATGTCTAAAAAAGACGTTTCGAACTTTAAATTGCGTAAAGGAATGCCGATCGGTACTAAAGTTACTTTGCGTGGTGATAAAATGTACGATTTCTTAGACCGTTTTATTGCTGTTGCTTTGCCTCGTACACGTGACTTCCGTGGAGTTAATCCAAAAGGATTTGACGGACGTGGTAACTTCAATTTAGGAGTTAAAGAGCATATCATTTTCCCTGAGATCGATATCGACAAGGTAAGCAAGATCTTAGGTATGGATATCACTTTTGTTACAACAGCTGAAAGCGACGAAGAAGGAAGAGCTTTGCTAGATGCCTTCGGATTCCCATTCATCAAAAAATAA
- the rpsJ gene encoding 30S ribosomal protein S10: MSQKIRIKLKSYDHNLVDKSAEKIVKTVKATGAVVSGPIPLPTHKRIYTVLRSPHVNKKAREQFELCSYKRLLDIYSSSSKTVDALMRLELPSGVDVEIKV, translated from the coding sequence ATGAGCCAAAAGATTAGAATTAAATTAAAGTCATACGATCACAACCTGGTTGACAAGTCAGCAGAGAAAATCGTAAAAACAGTTAAAGCAACAGGAGCAGTAGTTAGTGGTCCAATTCCACTTCCGACTCACAAACGTATTTACACGGTATTGCGTTCACCACACGTTAACAAGAAAGCGCGTGAGCAGTTCGAATTGTGTTCTTACAAGCGTTTGTTGGATATCTACAGTTCTTCATCCAAGACTGTTGATGCATTAATGAGATTAGAACTTCCTTCTGGAGTTGATGTAGAAATTAAAGTGTGA
- the rplC gene encoding 50S ribosomal protein L3: MPGIIGKKIGMTSVYSAEGKATPCTVIEAGPCVVTQVKTQDRDGYEAIQLGFGERKERNTPNALKGHFKKAKTTPKSKLVEFKGFDGLNLGDVVDATIFEEGEFVGVVGTSKGKGFQGVVRRHNFGGVGQSTHGQHNRLRAPGSIGACSYPARVFKGMRMAGQMGNKRVTVENLEVLRVLADKNLIVVKGSIPGPKGSTVTIEK, encoded by the coding sequence ATGCCTGGAATTATTGGTAAAAAAATCGGAATGACTAGCGTCTACAGTGCCGAGGGTAAGGCAACACCATGCACAGTAATAGAAGCTGGTCCTTGTGTAGTAACTCAGGTTAAAACACAAGATCGAGATGGGTACGAAGCCATTCAATTAGGATTTGGAGAGCGTAAAGAAAGAAACACTCCAAATGCATTGAAAGGTCATTTCAAAAAAGCTAAAACAACGCCAAAATCTAAATTGGTTGAGTTTAAAGGTTTTGACGGACTTAATCTTGGAGATGTAGTTGACGCAACAATCTTCGAAGAAGGAGAATTTGTTGGAGTAGTTGGAACATCTAAAGGAAAAGGTTTTCAAGGGGTTGTAAGACGTCACAATTTCGGTGGGGTTGGACAATCTACTCACGGTCAGCACAACCGTTTGCGTGCGCCGGGGTCAATCGGAGCTTGTTCTTATCCTGCTCGTGTATTCAAAGGAATGCGCATGGCGGGTCAAATGGGTAACAAACGCGTAACAGTTGAGAACTTGGAAGTATTGCGTGTTTTGGCTGACAAAAATTTAATCGTAGTAAAAGGTTCCATTCCAGGACCTAAAGGTTCAACCGTAACAATTGAGAAATAA
- the rpmC gene encoding 50S ribosomal protein L29: MKKVELSKLSIDDLKKQVSSETEKLTKMKLGHKVTPLENPIQIRDVRKQIARLNTELRKREIQA, translated from the coding sequence ATGAAAAAGGTAGAATTAAGTAAACTTTCAATTGACGATTTGAAAAAGCAAGTGTCAAGCGAAACGGAAAAATTGACGAAAATGAAATTGGGACACAAAGTAACTCCATTGGAGAACCCAATCCAAATTCGTGACGTTCGCAAGCAGATTGCTCGTTTGAATACTGAATTGAGAAAACGTGAAATTCAAGCATAA
- the rplX gene encoding 50S ribosomal protein L24: MQKKLHIKVGDTVKVLSGESRGQEGTVLTIDRNKERATVGGVNVVKRHTKPSASEPQGGIVEKEGSIHISNLMVVVKGQASRIGRKENAKGKLVRYSKKSGEEIK, from the coding sequence ATGCAAAAGAAATTACACATCAAAGTAGGCGACACTGTTAAAGTATTAAGCGGTGAGTCTAGAGGTCAGGAAGGAACAGTACTGACTATTGACAGAAACAAGGAGCGTGCTACAGTAGGTGGAGTGAACGTTGTAAAACGTCACACAAAGCCAAGCGCGTCTGAACCACAAGGAGGAATCGTTGAGAAAGAAGGATCTATCCACATTTCCAACTTGATGGTAGTAGTTAAAGGACAAGCTAGCCGCATCGGACGTAAGGAAAATGCGAAAGGTAAGTTAGTTCGTTATTCTAAAAAATCAGGAGAGGAGATCAAGTAA
- the rpsH gene encoding 30S ribosomal protein S8, with amino-acid sequence MYTDPIADYLTRIRNANMARLKTVEIPASNTKKAITAILFDQGYIANYKFEEDGKQGVIKIALKYNQSTKVPAITKIERASRPGLRKYSGAAEMPRVLNGLGIAIVSTSRGVITDKEARKENVGGEVLCYVY; translated from the coding sequence ATGTATACAGATCCTATTGCAGATTATCTAACACGAATCCGTAACGCGAATATGGCTCGTTTGAAGACAGTTGAAATTCCAGCTTCAAACACTAAAAAAGCTATTACAGCAATCTTGTTCGATCAGGGTTACATCGCGAATTACAAATTCGAAGAAGATGGAAAACAAGGTGTGATTAAAATCGCATTGAAGTACAACCAATCCACAAAAGTTCCTGCGATCACTAAAATCGAGCGCGCGTCTCGTCCAGGTCTTCGTAAGTATTCAGGTGCAGCAGAAATGCCACGTGTATTGAATGGTTTGGGAATCGCTATCGTTTCTACTTCAAGAGGAGTGATCACGGATAAAGAAGCAAGAAAAGAAAACGTAGGCGGAGAAGTTCTTTGCTACGTATATTAA
- the rplW gene encoding 50S ribosomal protein L23, translated as MSTIIKKPIITEKATAANDNGSFAFEVDRKANKLEIKSAVEKMYGVHVVDVRTLTYGGGKSSTKYTNRGVVEQKSRVWKKAIVTVAAGETIDLFNNF; from the coding sequence ATGAGTACAATTATCAAAAAGCCAATCATTACAGAAAAAGCAACTGCCGCAAATGATAACGGTAGCTTCGCTTTCGAAGTAGATCGCAAGGCGAATAAATTGGAAATTAAAAGCGCTGTCGAAAAGATGTACGGAGTTCACGTTGTGGATGTACGCACACTCACTTATGGCGGTGGAAAATCCTCTACAAAATATACGAATAGAGGTGTCGTTGAGCAAAAAAGTCGCGTATGGAAAAAAGCCATCGTAACTGTTGCTGCAGGAGAAACGATTGATTTGTTTAATAATTTTTAA
- the rpsQ gene encoding 30S ribosomal protein S17, with protein sequence MEKRNLRKERIGTVTSDKMEKSIVVSVERKVKHPKYGKFVKKTTKFVAHDENNDCNIGDTVKIMETRPLSKNKNWRLVEILERAK encoded by the coding sequence ATGGAAAAGCGTAATTTAAGAAAAGAACGTATCGGGACTGTTACCAGTGATAAGATGGAAAAATCTATCGTGGTTTCTGTAGAAAGAAAAGTAAAACACCCGAAATATGGTAAGTTCGTGAAAAAAACTACTAAATTTGTGGCCCACGATGAAAATAACGACTGTAACATTGGTGACACCGTTAAGATCATGGAGACCCGTCCTTTGTCTAAGAACAAGAACTGGAGATTAGTAGAAATTTTAGAAAGAGCTAAATAA
- the rplF gene encoding 50S ribosomal protein L6: MSRIGKSPVTIPSGVEVKVDGSVISVKGKNGTLEQDFDTEAVSINIEGSEITLSRASDAPDHRSKHGLYRALIQNMVVGVSEGYKKELEVIGVGYRATATGQSLELALGYSHPIIIEFPKEIKVSADTQKGKAPVVTLESHDKQLLGQAAAKIRSLRKPEPYKGKGIRFMGEEVRRKAGKSAGKK, translated from the coding sequence ATGTCAAGGATAGGTAAATCCCCAGTAACAATCCCGAGTGGAGTTGAAGTAAAGGTGGACGGATCAGTTATCTCCGTAAAAGGAAAGAACGGTACGTTGGAGCAGGATTTCGATACAGAAGCTGTTTCCATCAATATCGAAGGATCTGAGATCACTTTAAGCCGCGCGTCTGATGCGCCGGACCATCGTTCCAAGCACGGTTTATACCGCGCATTGATCCAGAACATGGTTGTTGGTGTATCCGAAGGGTACAAAAAGGAATTGGAAGTAATCGGTGTAGGTTACCGTGCAACTGCAACAGGACAATCGTTGGAGTTAGCGTTAGGTTATTCTCACCCGATCATCATCGAATTCCCGAAAGAAATTAAGGTATCTGCAGATACTCAAAAAGGTAAAGCTCCGGTGGTGACTTTAGAGTCACACGATAAGCAACTTTTGGGCCAGGCTGCTGCCAAAATTCGTTCCCTTCGTAAACCTGAGCCGTACAAAGGAAAAGGTATTCGCTTTATGGGTGAAGAAGTTCGAAGAAAAGCTGGTAAATCTGCAGGTAAAAAATAA
- the rplD gene encoding 50S ribosomal protein L4: MEVKVIDSKGKATSKKVTLSETIFGIEPNDHAIYLDVKQHLANRRQGTHKSKERAEVSGSTRKLKKQKGTGGARAGSVKSGTRVGGGRIFGPRPRNYHFKLNIKLKRLARKSAFAYKAKMDSIVVLEDVALATPKTAEFKSMLSNLNLLNDKVLMIVGAGNDNVYLSSRNLQRVKVVSADSVNTYDVLNAKKVVLTESSIEVIEKILN; encoded by the coding sequence ATGGAAGTAAAAGTAATTGATAGCAAAGGAAAGGCTACTTCCAAAAAGGTAACCTTATCGGAGACAATCTTTGGAATTGAGCCGAACGATCACGCAATCTATTTAGATGTGAAGCAACACCTGGCAAATCGTCGTCAGGGAACGCACAAATCAAAAGAAAGAGCTGAAGTATCAGGATCTACCAGAAAATTGAAGAAGCAAAAAGGTACGGGTGGTGCTCGTGCTGGTAGCGTTAAATCTGGTACACGTGTAGGAGGTGGACGTATTTTCGGACCACGCCCGCGTAACTACCACTTCAAATTGAATATCAAATTAAAGCGTTTGGCACGTAAATCTGCTTTCGCTTATAAAGCAAAAATGGATTCAATTGTTGTGTTAGAAGATGTAGCTCTTGCAACACCAAAAACAGCAGAATTCAAATCGATGTTATCGAACTTGAACTTGTTAAACGATAAGGTGTTGATGATCGTAGGAGCAGGTAATGACAATGTTTACTTGTCTTCACGTAACTTACAACGCGTTAAAGTTGTATCTGCTGATTCCGTTAACACATACGATGTGTTGAACGCGAAGAAAGTTGTATTAACAGAAAGTTCAATCGAAGTAATCGAAAAGATTCTAAACTAA
- the rplP gene encoding 50S ribosomal protein L16 — protein MLSPKRTKFRRVQKGRNRGEAQRGSTIAFGSFGLKTLEPGWITSRQIEASRIAVTRYMKREGKVWIRIFPDKPITSKPAEVRMGKGKGAPSHWVAVVRPGRIMFEADGVPYEVAKEALRLAAQKLPVKCKFIVRNDYVVPGK, from the coding sequence ATGTTATCTCCAAAGAGAACCAAATTTAGAAGAGTTCAAAAAGGTCGTAATCGTGGTGAAGCGCAACGCGGATCTACTATTGCATTCGGATCTTTCGGACTGAAAACATTGGAGCCGGGATGGATTACATCACGCCAGATTGAAGCTTCCCGTATCGCAGTTACGCGTTACATGAAGCGTGAAGGAAAGGTGTGGATCCGTATCTTCCCAGACAAACCGATCACATCGAAGCCTGCAGAGGTACGTATGGGTAAAGGTAAAGGAGCTCCTAGCCACTGGGTGGCGGTTGTAAGACCAGGACGTATTATGTTTGAAGCGGATGGTGTTCCTTATGAAGTTGCAAAGGAAGCATTACGTTTGGCAGCTCAAAAGCTACCGGTAAAATGTAAGTTCATCGTTCGTAACGATTATGTTGTACCTGGTAAATAA
- the rplR gene encoding 50S ribosomal protein L18 yields the protein MAFSKLNRRAKIKRRIRKKISGTTSVPRLSVFRSNKQIYAQLIDDTKGITLAAASSYKNTAADKKSKSEQAAVVGKEIAAKAVKAGVESVVFDRNGYLYHGRVKSLADSAREGGLKF from the coding sequence ATGGCATTTAGTAAATTAAACAGAAGAGCAAAAATTAAGAGAAGAATCAGAAAGAAAATTTCTGGTACTACTTCCGTGCCTCGTCTTTCTGTATTCCGTTCAAACAAGCAAATCTACGCTCAGTTGATCGATGATACAAAAGGAATCACATTGGCTGCTGCTTCTTCTTACAAAAACACCGCTGCTGACAAGAAAAGCAAATCTGAGCAAGCAGCAGTTGTAGGAAAAGAGATCGCTGCAAAAGCGGTAAAAGCTGGTGTAGAATCAGTAGTATTTGACCGTAACGGGTACTTGTACCACGGTCGTGTTAAATCATTGGCTGATTCAGCTAGAGAAGGAGGACTTAAATTTTAA
- the rpsC gene encoding 30S ribosomal protein S3, which yields MGQKTNPIGNRLGFIHGWESNWYGGDNYRDKIVEDDQIRKYLHARLSRASISKIIIERTLKLVTVTINTARPGVIIGKGGQEVDKLKEELKKLTKKEIQINIFEVKRPELDARLVADGIARQIEARISFRRAIKMAIGSTMRMGAEGIKVKISGRLNGAEMARSEMYKDGRTPLHTFRADIDYAVGEALTTYGLIGIKVWICKGEVYGRRDLSPNVGMAAQGAKGGAPSGDRGDRGNRRPAGGKGGNNRKKK from the coding sequence ATGGGACAAAAGACGAATCCAATTGGTAATAGACTAGGTTTCATCCACGGATGGGAATCTAACTGGTACGGTGGAGATAACTACCGCGATAAAATCGTTGAAGACGATCAGATCCGCAAGTATCTTCACGCTCGTTTATCCAGAGCAAGTATTTCGAAAATCATCATCGAGCGTACCCTCAAGCTCGTTACTGTAACAATCAACACGGCTCGTCCGGGAGTGATTATCGGTAAAGGTGGTCAAGAAGTAGACAAATTGAAAGAAGAGTTGAAGAAATTGACGAAAAAAGAGATCCAGATCAACATTTTCGAGGTAAAACGTCCGGAATTGGATGCTCGTTTGGTGGCAGATGGTATCGCTCGTCAGATCGAAGCTCGTATTTCATTCCGTCGCGCTATCAAGATGGCTATCGGTTCAACCATGCGAATGGGTGCCGAAGGTATCAAAGTGAAAATTTCAGGTCGTTTGAATGGAGCTGAAATGGCTCGTTCAGAAATGTACAAAGATGGACGTACTCCGTTACATACGTTCAGAGCTGATATCGATTATGCAGTAGGTGAGGCATTGACTACTTACGGATTGATCGGGATCAAAGTATGGATCTGCAAAGGTGAAGTTTACGGTCGTCGTGATCTTTCCCCGAATGTTGGAATGGCTGCACAAGGTGCTAAAGGCGGAGCTCCATCAGGAGACCGTGGGGACCGTGGTAACCGTCGTCCGGCTGGAGGAAAAGGTGGAAACAACCGTAAAAAGAAGTAA
- the rplB gene encoding 50S ribosomal protein L2 produces MGLRKFQPITPGQRHKINSTYAEVTTNVPEKSLVAKKSKSGGRNNDGRMTMRYIGGGHKQKYRIIDFKRDKHGVPAVVKTIEYDPNRTARIALLYYVDGEKRYIVAPEGLKVGDTVVSGAGAAPNVGNALFLSDVPLGSVIHNIELQPGKGGAIARGAGTYAQLNARDGRFAIIKLPSGETRMILTTCMATIGAVSNGEHSLVVSGKAGRSRWLGRRPRVRGVVMNPVDHPMGGGEGRNAGGHPRSRNGMPAKGYKTRAKKKYSDKFIIERRKK; encoded by the coding sequence ATGGGTCTTAGAAAATTTCAGCCTATTACTCCAGGGCAAAGACACAAGATCAACAGTACTTATGCTGAAGTAACAACGAACGTTCCTGAAAAGAGCTTGGTTGCGAAAAAGAGCAAGTCTGGTGGTCGTAACAATGATGGTCGTATGACCATGCGCTACATCGGTGGTGGACACAAGCAAAAGTATCGTATTATTGACTTTAAGCGCGACAAGCACGGTGTGCCTGCAGTGGTTAAAACAATCGAATACGATCCGAACAGAACTGCTCGTATTGCTTTGCTTTATTATGTGGACGGAGAGAAACGTTACATCGTTGCTCCTGAAGGATTGAAAGTAGGTGATACAGTTGTATCTGGTGCAGGTGCTGCTCCGAATGTTGGAAACGCATTATTTTTATCCGATGTTCCTCTTGGATCTGTGATCCATAACATCGAGTTGCAGCCTGGAAAAGGTGGTGCAATTGCTCGTGGAGCAGGAACATATGCTCAATTGAACGCTCGTGATGGTCGTTTTGCGATTATCAAATTGCCTTCTGGTGAGACTCGTATGATTTTGACTACTTGTATGGCTACAATCGGAGCCGTATCGAATGGAGAACATTCATTAGTAGTTTCTGGTAAAGCTGGTCGCTCACGCTGGTTGGGTCGTCGTCCACGTGTACGTGGTGTTGTGATGAACCCGGTAGATCACCCGATGGGTGGTGGTGAAGGGCGTAACGCCGGTGGTCACCCTCGTTCACGTAACGGTATGCCTGCTAAAGGATACAAAACACGTGCGAAAAAGAAGTATTCAGATAAGTTTATCATCGAGAGAAGAAAGAAATAA
- the rplV gene encoding 50S ribosomal protein L22 yields MGARKKLRADKIKEEKATTAFAKLNNSPISPRKMRLVADLVRGVEVNKALNILQHNAKDASLSLSKLLRSAIANWEAKNEGKSIEDEKLVVKSIEVGSAGMLKRIQTAPQGRAYRVRKRSNHVTIVVDGSK; encoded by the coding sequence ATGGGCGCTAGAAAGAAATTAAGAGCAGATAAAATCAAAGAGGAAAAAGCAACTACTGCATTCGCAAAGTTGAATAACTCTCCGATTTCTCCTCGTAAAATGAGATTGGTTGCAGATCTTGTACGTGGAGTTGAAGTAAACAAGGCTCTAAACATATTGCAACACAATGCGAAGGATGCATCGTTGAGTTTATCCAAGTTATTGCGTTCAGCAATTGCTAACTGGGAAGCTAAAAACGAAGGTAAGAGCATTGAGGATGAGAAATTAGTGGTAAAATCAATCGAAGTTGGTTCAGCGGGAATGCTTAAGCGTATCCAGACTGCACCTCAAGGTAGAGCTTACCGAGTTCGTAAAAGATCAAACCACGTGACTATCGTTGTTGATGGTTCAAAATAA
- the rplN gene encoding 50S ribosomal protein L14 yields MIQQESRLAVADNSGAKEVLCIRVLGGTKRRYASVGDKIVVAVKSAMPSGAVKKGAVAKAVVVRTRKEVRRPDGSYIRFDDNACVILNQAGEMRGTRIFGPVARELRENNYMKIVSLAPEVL; encoded by the coding sequence ATGATACAACAAGAATCAAGACTTGCAGTTGCAGATAACTCCGGAGCAAAAGAGGTGTTATGTATCCGCGTATTAGGTGGTACAAAACGTCGTTATGCTTCTGTAGGAGATAAGATCGTAGTAGCTGTTAAGAGCGCAATGCCCTCTGGAGCCGTTAAAAAAGGTGCGGTTGCCAAGGCGGTTGTTGTAAGAACACGCAAGGAGGTTCGCCGACCTGACGGTTCTTACATTCGTTTCGATGATAACGCATGTGTTATCTTGAATCAGGCGGGGGAGATGAGAGGAACCCGTATTTTTGGACCAGTAGCTCGTGAGCTTCGTGAGAACAATTACATGAAAATTGTTTCACTTGCTCCCGAAGTACTTTAA
- the rpsS gene encoding 30S ribosomal protein S19, translating into MSRSLKKPPFVHYKLTKRVDAAQESGSKAVIKTWSRASTITPDMVGLTFAVHNGNKFIPVFATENMVGHKLGEFSPTRNFRGHGANKKDKKR; encoded by the coding sequence ATGAGTCGTTCGTTGAAAAAACCACCTTTTGTACACTATAAGTTGACAAAGAGAGTGGATGCAGCACAAGAAAGCGGAAGCAAAGCAGTGATCAAAACTTGGTCCCGCGCTTCTACAATCACACCTGACATGGTTGGGTTGACGTTTGCAGTGCATAACGGGAATAAGTTTATTCCTGTGTTCGCAACAGAAAACATGGTAGGTCACAAATTGGGAGAATTTTCTCCTACACGTAACTTCCGTGGACATGGTGCTAACAAAAAGGATAAAAAAAGATAG